GCCGGAAACAGGAGAGGGAAGACAATTGCTTGCGCATGAGCTTGCGCACAGCATCCAGCAGTCTGGGCGCAGCCGCGTCATGCGGCAACCGACGCCAACAACAACACCGCAGCCGCGAGTCGCTCACCCGAACGTGATGCCAGACATTGAAGGCAAGTTTACGCAGTTGTACGCGAAGCTGAGTCCCAAGGCGCGTTATAGACTTTATCGGAACATCACCATCGCTATTGGAGTTGTCACCGAAGAGAGTGACACAGAGGCTAACGAGCCTCGTTTCGTATATGTGCTTTCGGGCAATGCGTCGAGCAAAGATATTGATGCCGCCGCCGAAGAGCTGGGCTTAACCCGGTGGAGACCCTCGGCGCGCGCGCCGGGGCGCGGAGAGGTTGGCGCACCAAACGACGCGGAACAGTTGCTCACAGAGGGTGCTGAAACCAATCACTTCGATGTCTGGGCCGCGGGAGTGAACCGCAGGTTATGTCCGGATTGTGCGATACACATGAAAGATGCAGAGGTTCCGACGCAAGCATTTCCCGACGGAGCGTTCCGGCAAGGTGGAGCGTTATACAAATATCAGCCTCCCACAGGGGGAGGGGAAGAAGGCGGTGGTGAGCCAGCCGTTGCAGCGCCCGGCGGCCCAGACAAGCAAACCCCTCCGCCCAAGACTCAAGGTGATCCCGAACCACCAAGTGGAACGCCGCCGACCGCAAAGAAGACACCCGGCGAAACTGGCACCCAATCCGAACACGAGGGCGGGGAAACAACGCCAAGTACGGGAGGGACGGGACAAACGCCAGGCGTCAGCCGCGCTTCCCAAATAGGGGTGCACATCGGCATAGGAGCCGCGTCGGTGGCCCTGTCTGTGCTGGCTGCCTACCTGAAGGCTCGCGTCGACGCAAAGATTGCACAGAAGCAGATCGATGCATTCCTCCATTTTGCGGGAGAGTGGATTGACGCCCATCCGGACGAAGCGTTAAAGAAGATGATGTTTGCGCCCGAGGTGACAACGTATGCCTGGATTTACCTCAACAGCTCCGTCATTACCTTCTTTGAACCCAGCATGTCGCCGGAACCGAATACGAGCGAATCCTCACCGATGATCGATCTCGCAGGAATCGATTACCTTTATAAACCCGTAGATCCAGCAATGCCGCAAAACTTCTTAACGGGAATCAGTGGCGGCGGACATCATCTGACGACTACGCGCATGTTGGTCATTGATATTCCTCTGGTGACCCCCTCCGTTGAGGACATGTTCGACTACGCTAAGTCGCGCAATATCCCGCTGGGTGGTCTGCGTGAATACGTGATGTACCGGCTCGAGAAGTCCGTCGCTAATCTTCAGCTCGCTCTCGCGAATCTTCAGATGCACAAGGGCACCCAGCAGGACATTGACAAAGCCACACTACAAAATCGCTATTGGCAGAACATGGCGGATCAGATTCTCGGGGCGGAGAAGAAGCAAGCGACGCCAGGACATTAAGTAAGCTTGCTCCAAGCCACGATACTTGTCGTCGAAGCTCGGACACGTAGCTGTCCTACCCGCTTTGATGCCCGATGAAAAGCTGGTGTTGCACTCAATCCGCATTCCAGGCGACGACGGAAACTGCTCGTTCGACTAACGGCTTCGCTATGCGACCCACCTTCACTGGCCGCGCCAATCAAAGCCGTTTCGATGCAGGTCTCAGCGCAACGCCTTCCGGTATATCGATGCTGCCCGGGAAGGATTTTTCCGGCAGCGCGTGTCGCAATAAAACCGCGGGGCCGGACTTTAGCGAGATTGCCCCTTCCCCACTTCCCAACGCGATCTTGCGAACCTTGCCATCGCGTATGGTCAGCGTCGCGGATTTGAATGTCATGCTCAGGCCGATCTCGAGGTCGACGGTGAAGGCCTTCATTCCATCGACTGCGATCACGATTTCCGGGTGATCGGTCAGTTCGACCTCGTGCTCCATCAGCGTCACGATCCGCGTGGTCCCGGGCGGCGTTCGCGCCCGGTCAGTGGCCTCGTCAATCTCCGCCATGTCGGACCAGGCTCTAATGAGCATGCTGACAAGGTCCAAATTGAATACGCCCGTGATCTGGTCTTCAAGGGCTTGTGTAATCTGGTTCCATTGCACGGGCAACGGCGTCGCCGAGGCAACCTGGATGCTGTGCTTAAGACTCCCGGCAAGCATTGCGGATCCAGCCTTGGCCGAGCCGTTCCACAGGAATGTAAGCAGGGTCGGTACTGTATCAACCATGCTGCACTCCCCTGGCGTTCTTCGGGCGCATGACCGTGGCGGCAGTCCATGGCGACAATTGAATCCGTACGGTGACTGGCGGACATGCCATATGGGGCGTGACCCGGCAACGCGATTGCCACGTATGGTCCGGCTGCATCGCGACGTGCCACGTGTGCACAAGACAGACGCAAGTTCGAGGAGTCGCCGGCCAATCCAGCGCGATGCGTTCGCGACGCGGCCGCTCGCCCGCCAGGCCGAGCAAGAGAGCGATCCGTCGAGCGAAACCGCTCAAGCAGTGCTCGGCCCTATGTGGAGTTTCAGCAAGCTTCCGCCCCCTGATATCTACGACTTCAGCCAGCAGGGCCACGCCCGGGAAGGGACCGGGAGACAAAACCCCTGATGGAAAGCAGTTTTGCGTTATGGATTTTGTCGAGTGATGTTTGCGCGTGGTCCCCATCGACCAATATATTGTCACTGGAACCGCCAAGGGGTGCTCAACTCAAGCGATGGCCTTCTCCCCGGCAGCCTCCTCGCGCATGCGACGGGCTTCGTCGCGCAGGAACTGCTGGTAATCGTCCAGATCGCCGTCGAAGGGCTCGACGCCACCCTTGGTGACGAGCCAGAACTCGTCACATACCGCGCGCAGCAGGGACCGGTCGTGACTGACCAGCAACACTGTGCCTTCGAATTCGTTGAGTGCCATGCCTAGCGCTTCGCGTGTAGCCAGGTCGAGGTGGTTGGTAGGCTCGTCGAGCAGCAGCAGGTTGGGACGCTGCCACACGATCATGCACAACACGAGCCGCGCCTTTTCGCCGCCGCTCATCGTGCCGACCGCCTGATGGACCATGTCACCACTGAAACTGAAGGTGCCAAGGAAGGTGCGAAGCGATTGTTCGGTGCCACTCTGACCGGGGGCACGCATGTTCGGCGGCGTGTTCTTGGCAAGGCGGATCATGTGTTCCATCGGCGTGTCGAGAGGACGCAGCACGTCGAGTTCCTGCTGTGCGAAGTAGCCGATGTTCAGGCCTTTGCCTTCGCTGATTTCGCCGGCAATCGGCGCCAGCTCGTGCGCCACTGTCTTCACCAGCGTGGACTTGCCTTGGCCGTTGGCACCGAGAATGCCGATGCGCTGCCCGGCCAGCACGGATCGGTTGATGCCCCGCACGATGACCGTCGGCGGCGTGCCCGGCGGTGCGTCGGCCGGTGCCGGGTAGCCGAAGCTCGCGTCCAGCATCGACAACAGCGGGTTCGGGACGTTGAGCGGCTCCTTGAACTCGAAGGTGAACTCTGCGTCGGCAAGCACGGGTGCGATCTTCTCCATGCGTTCGAGCGCCTTGACCCGGCTCTGCGCCTGCTTCGCCTTCGAGGCCGTGGCCTTGAAACGGTCGATGAATTTCTGCAGGTGGGCGATCTTGTCCGCCTGCTTGGCCATCGAGGCCTGCTGCAACAGCATCTGCTCAGCGCGCATGTCTTCGAACTTGCTGTAGTTGCCGCCATAACGCACGAGCTTGGCGTTGTCGACGTGCACCGTCACCTGCGTCACCGCGTCGAGGAATTCGCGATCGTGGCTGATCACTACCATGGTTCCTTGATAGCGCTTGAGCCACGCCTCCAGCCAGACCAGCGCGTCGAGGTCCAGGTGATTGGTCGGTTCGTCGAGCAACAGCAGGTCGGACGGGCACATGAGCGCACGCGCCAGCTGCAGTCGCATGCGCCAGCCACCGGAGAAACTGTTGACCGGCTGGCTGAGCTGCGCAGCACTGAAGCCAAGGCCCAGGATCAGCGCTTGGGCACGTGCGGGGGCATCATGTGCACCGGCGTCGTGCAGGGCCATGTAGGCGTGCGCCATGCGCATGCCATCGTCGCTGGCCTCAGCGGCGGCTACTTCAGCCTGCGCGGCCAGCATGACGGTGTCACCCTCGATTACGAAGTCGGTCGCACTCTGCTCGGTCTCCGGCATCTCCTGCGCGACCTGGCCCATCTTCCATGCAGCGGGAATCGAGAACTCGCCGCCATCTTCGTGCAGCGTGCCGTTGAGAAGGCCGAAGAAGGACGACTTGCCGGCGCCATTGCGGCCGACAAGGCCAATCTTTTCGCCGGGGGTGAAGGTGACGGACGCGCCGTCGAGTACGACATTGACGCCGCGGCGCAGCGTGACATTACGGACGGAAATCATAAGGAGCTACTTCGGGGAGGATTGGCATGATAGCCGACCGGACGGGCAGGACGGTCTCTTTTCTGGCCGCACGAGTGAAGAACCGCTTGCGCTTTGCGGCGCCCACCGGCCACAAAGCAAGGCGGGCACTGGCGCACCGGACGTTCCGGCTGCAGGGCCAGAACAGACGGTGAGTGACGGCTCCTGGCTGAACCCGGTCTGCCCCTGATTGAGCGAAGTCGGCCGCCGTTTATCGGCCTGGGTGTCGGGCAGAAGTCGTTCAGGCTCGTTCAACGCCTGCCAGCAACGTATTCAACACCGCGCTGGATGACGCGCTCCCTTCATCGCCGGCCGTACTGCGGATTAATGCGTTCACGTTCATTGATGAAGTCCTCCCCCACGCTGACAACATCTACATGTTCGCCGATGCCTATCATCCGGCCACTCACCTGCAAAAGCTTATAGCGGACTACGTCGTGGTCAAGATCGACACGTGGTTGCACTAATAGCGTGCCCTAGCCCTCCGTTGCTCCGAACGTCAGCCCGGCGACGACGTGCGCCGCATGTACCGGCGACGGATGAAACGGATCAATGCGCGGGAGTCTCATGAATTCACCTGAAGGTATCCCGCTCTTCGGTCACCCAGGCGGACACTGCGCGCTCCAGCCAGTCGACTCACCGACCTGTGGCGAAGCGCTCGTGAAGCTACTCGAGCGCTATGGCGTTGAACGGGTGTTCGGCATCCCCGGCGTCCACGCTGTCGAGCTGTATCGTGGACTGGCAAGGTCGACGCCGCGCCGCGTCACCCCTCGCCACCAATAATTCAGCGCTAATTCTTCGACGTCACCATGGCATCCGTGCTCACTACTCACCGGATACCCATATCATGAAACGTTTAAGACTCGCGTGCGCGGCAACACCTCTATGCCTGATCGCCCTCGCCTTGACCGGGTGCGCCGTCATTCCCCCCACCGGCCCGACCGTGGTCGCGTTGCCGCCGGCAGGAGAGCCGCTGAGCAAATTCCAGCACGAAGACTACGCGTGCAGGGACTATGCATTCCGCTCTGACAATGCCTCGCAACCATCGGCGGTGGCGGGCAACGACGGTCTGCGCAGCGGGGCGATCGGCACCGTAGGCGGCGCGGCAGCGGGCGCACTTCTCGGCGCAGCAGCAGGCGATGCCGGTGTCGGCGCGGCGATCGGCGCTGGCGCTGGCTTGCTGTTCGGCGGCGCCGTGGGCGCCAACGGCGCTCAGGCCACCTCGGCCAGTCTCCAAGCCCGCTACGACGCCGCTTATTCGCAATGCATGGCGTCCAAGGGAAATCAAATCACTCACCCGGCCGTCTATTCGACCGCGCCAGTGTACGCACCGCCGCCTGTCCTTGCGCCTGCGCCCATCGTCTATGGCTATCCGCAACCTGTGGGCTACTGGTAATACGGACGACCCAGCCGGTTTTGTCGAATTCGAGACGTACAACCCGAATTCCCGTGTTCCTGAAAACCTTGCTGTAGATAACGAAGCACTAAGTTTTGTCGCTTATATTTGTTGAACCATTTTCCTTGGAGTTAAAGCCATGAAAATCAGCTATCCTTATCAAATTGAATTGATTAACGCATCAAAGATCGGCATTGAGCATATTGACATGACGATCGAAAAATTGAAGGCTGAATGTCCGGAAATGTTCCATACGGACAGTACTCTGGAAGAGCGTATATTCCATCACAAGCCGACAACAGAGACGCCATGTCGTGGCTTCGTCGCTGACGGTGATTCGTGAAGGTCCTGACTGTCAGCTACTAGCTGCCAGTGATCCGCCAAAGAAAGTCCGCCGGCCGCAAATGCACACCTCAGCAGATGGCATCGCCCACTATCCGCTCATTTTCCGCTCACTCTTCAGGCCTACGATGCAGTCCATCGACGAGCTGCACCCTGATTCACGGCCGATTCCAATTGCCTGCTGCAATCGTCGCGACGCGGTAGACCGCCTGTCTGCCATGAATCGAATCACAGACTGGAGTGCATCATGTTCGTAAAATTTTCCAAAACGCTGAGTGAGTTTTTAGTCACTACCGAAGACCAGGAACGCGAGTCCTATCTGGCGTCGTCAGTCGACTTCGCCGATCTCGAACACCGCATACACGCCTTCGAAATGAATCACCAGCCGATCACCCTGTATTCGAATGGCGCGCCGCGTGACTGGCACGTTTGATCTCGCGTGAAACGTGGCTGCGTTGTTCTCAGGCTCTTCGAATATCGCCGTCTTGCCGGGCGGTAACCTGTATGTGACCGGTCAGGGCGACGAGGAGAACGACAGTGTCATCCTTGGTTTTTCGGACCCTATGTCGCGCTCATTTTCCTCTCATTCTGACGCGCCATGATACGGCCATGGATCACAAACGGCATAGGCCAGCGTGTTCCACTGTCCCACTACAAGAAGGCACCCAAAATGTTCACAAGAATTCTAGTTGCGGTTAGTGCAAGCTCGGTCGATACGGTCTTGGAATCGGCCATCGAAATCGCACAAAAACACGACGCACGCATTTTTGCGCTGCACTTGGTCGATCCTACGCCCTGGTTGATGGGGCCAATCGACTATGACTTCGGACTCGTCATCCAAGCGCTGGAAGCACAGGGACTCGAACTCGTCACGCGAGTGACGGATGTGCTGGACCACCATTCGCGTCCCGCCGAAACCAGCATGGTCACGCTGCCGCGATCGGCGGTCTCGGTGGGCCGAGCGATTTGCCTCTGCCGCCGACGCGTCGGGTGCCGACCTGATTCTTCTCGGCGCGAGGAAATCGGGCTGGTTGCGCTGGCTGAGCGCGGACGTTGCCTCGGAGGTTCGGCGCCATACGAACACGCCGATTCAGACCGTCTCCGGCAAAGTCATCGGCGGCTCAACGCGTCGTGCCGCTACACGCTGGGCCGAGGCGCCGGCCGCTGACGCCCGATAATCCGGGTGCCGGCATTGATCGCGACATTCGCTGCTGACCGGCGACCGGGCGGTCCAAGATTTACATAACGATGGACTCCAATCCTTCGATGGACATAGATAATTTCGTTATCCTTAGTTAAAGGATGAATGTGGTGAATTGAATTGCCACGGTGAATCACCTGGATCCTTTCATAGTCCGTTTCGCCGGGCCATTCTTACCGAGATAGCAAGGAGTAGAGAATGCGTCACTATCATTGCAACAGTCCCGAGGCAGCGGGCCGTATCCTGGCGGCGTGTCTGCTTTCCGACGGACACCTTGGGCTCACGGAACTTGAGGCGCTCGATCGCTGCGGCATGGAAGAGCGGCTGTCGTTGAATCGAAGCCGTTTGCTCTCCATCGTGCAAACGCTGTACGAAGACCTGACGCGCTGCGGGTACTTGAGCTGGAGCGACGTGTGTCAGGTCGATCCCGCGGCACTCGCGTGGCTGGCGGCTGACGTGCGCGACCTGCAGCTCCGTAGCGACATCATTGATCTGTGCAACGAAGCCGTCATGGCGGACCGTAGCTTCTGCGATCGGGAAGCCAACTTCCTGAGACTGCTGCGCGACGCGTGGCAACTTCCGGCGCAATGACTTCACGCGCATCACAAGCTTCGATCAAGCCCTCGCCGGCATAAATCGAAGGAAGACCCCTGACGTCGCAAAGATTCTCGCCAATTCGCATCTGCAAGTCGAATGGCGTAACTGACCGGACAGAGCCCGACACGGTCAGCATAAAGCGCGGCCCGAAGCAAGGTGACCGCGCTCGCGCGTCATCCATTGTCCATCCGCTGAAGCTGCTAACGGATGCCATGAATCGCGACACGGAAAGCACGTTAGTGTCCGCCGCTCCGAAAGGGAATTAATGCGTGCCGCCGGTAGCTGCCAGCGTTACTGGCCGTCATCATCTCTTATGCAGGACCGCTGGATGGAACTTTCGGCGAGCGGCTCATCTCGACCAGAGCAGTGATGCAAACACGACCGTGGTGGCGAGCCAGCTCGGTGCGCATGCACAGCCGCCCACGGTGCGATACTTGTCCAATGGTGACCGCAACTTTCCGCTTCTACGAAGAGCTGAACGACTTCCTTCCGCCTGCATTGCGCCAACGGGAGTTCGAACGAGCCTGTGCGCGCGCCGCGACGGTCAAGCACATGATAGAGGCGCTCGGCGTCCCGCATACCGAGGTTGAGCTGATTCTCATCAATGGGGAATCGTCCGGCTTCGATCAGATCCTGCGCGAAGGGGATCGCATCGCCGTCTATCCGATCTTCGAGGCGTTCGACGTCACGCCCCTGCTGCGCCTGCGCGACCATCCGCTGCGGGTGACGCGCTTTGTCGCGGACGTGCATCTCGGCGGGCTCGCGCGCCTGCTGCGCACGACCGGCTTCGATACGCTATTCGACACCGAGTTCGACGACAGCGCGATCGTAACCATCGCCTCCTGCGATCACCGCATCGTACTCACGCGCGATTGCGACCTGCTCAAGCGTCGCGAGATCACGCACGGCTGTTTTGTGCACGCTCGCAAGTCAGCGCTGCAACTCCGCGAGGTCTTCGAGCGGCTCGACCTCGCGCGCAGTGCGCGACCCTTCACGCTATGCATACACTGCAACGCGCCGCTGCGTCGCGTTGACAAATCACTCGTGCAGCAACGCGTGCCAGCGCCAGTCTTCGACCGCTACAAGCGATTCTCCAACTGTGAGGTCTGCGGACGTATCTTCTGGGAAGGCCAGCATCAACAGCGCATGCTTGCTTTACTCGACGGCCTCATCGCCCGCTGATGCATCCTTGGCGACCCTTTGAACTAAAAGCGTGCAAGTGGAACTACGGCGGTCAACCGTGGCTATCGACCCACGCGCGAGCCCAGTCAAGCCCGGCATGTTGCGCTTCCTCTTCG
Above is a window of Caballeronia sp. SBC1 DNA encoding:
- a CDS encoding DUF4157 domain-containing protein — its product is MQCKPLEIGAADDPFEQEADRVAECVMRMPAGDPPRISTIGPLFAGSQRAAPPIVEEVLEAAGEPLAPATRAFFEPKFGHDFKTIRLHANDRAARSADAVHARAYTVGDDIVFGRSQYQPETGEGRQLLAHELAHSIQQSGRSRVMRQPTPTTTPQPRVAHPNVMPDIEGKFTQLYAKLSPKARYRLYRNITIAIGVVTEESDTEANEPRFVYVLSGNASSKDIDAAAEELGLTRWRPSARAPGRGEVGAPNDAEQLLTEGAETNHFDVWAAGVNRRLCPDCAIHMKDAEVPTQAFPDGAFRQGGALYKYQPPTGGGEEGGGEPAVAAPGGPDKQTPPPKTQGDPEPPSGTPPTAKKTPGETGTQSEHEGGETTPSTGGTGQTPGVSRASQIGVHIGIGAASVALSVLAAYLKARVDAKIAQKQIDAFLHFAGEWIDAHPDEALKKMMFAPEVTTYAWIYLNSSVITFFEPSMSPEPNTSESSPMIDLAGIDYLYKPVDPAMPQNFLTGISGGGHHLTTTRMLVIDIPLVTPSVEDMFDYAKSRNIPLGGLREYVMYRLEKSVANLQLALANLQMHKGTQQDIDKATLQNRYWQNMADQILGAEKKQATPGH
- a CDS encoding ABC-F family ATP-binding cassette domain-containing protein translates to MISVRNVTLRRGVNVVLDGASVTFTPGEKIGLVGRNGAGKSSFFGLLNGTLHEDGGEFSIPAAWKMGQVAQEMPETEQSATDFVIEGDTVMLAAQAEVAAAEASDDGMRMAHAYMALHDAGAHDAPARAQALILGLGFSAAQLSQPVNSFSGGWRMRLQLARALMCPSDLLLLDEPTNHLDLDALVWLEAWLKRYQGTMVVISHDREFLDAVTQVTVHVDNAKLVRYGGNYSKFEDMRAEQMLLQQASMAKQADKIAHLQKFIDRFKATASKAKQAQSRVKALERMEKIAPVLADAEFTFEFKEPLNVPNPLLSMLDASFGYPAPADAPPGTPPTVIVRGINRSVLAGQRIGILGANGQGKSTLVKTVAHELAPIAGEISEGKGLNIGYFAQQELDVLRPLDTPMEHMIRLAKNTPPNMRAPGQSGTEQSLRTFLGTFSFSGDMVHQAVGTMSGGEKARLVLCMIVWQRPNLLLLDEPTNHLDLATREALGMALNEFEGTVLLVSHDRSLLRAVCDEFWLVTKGGVEPFDGDLDDYQQFLRDEARRMREEAAGEKAIA
- a CDS encoding glycine zipper domain-containing protein, with product MKRLRLACAATPLCLIALALTGCAVIPPTGPTVVALPPAGEPLSKFQHEDYACRDYAFRSDNASQPSAVAGNDGLRSGAIGTVGGAAAGALLGAAAGDAGVGAAIGAGAGLLFGGAVGANGAQATSASLQARYDAAYSQCMASKGNQITHPAVYSTAPVYAPPPVLAPAPIVYGYPQPVGYW
- a CDS encoding DUF3563 family protein; the encoded protein is MFVKFSKTLSEFLVTTEDQERESYLASSVDFADLEHRIHAFEMNHQPITLYSNGAPRDWHV
- a CDS encoding universal stress protein gives rise to the protein MCWTTIRVPPKPAWSRCRDRRSRWAERFASAADASGADLILLGARKSGWLRWLSADVASEVRRHTNTPIQTVSGKVIGGSTRRAATRWAEAPAADAR
- a CDS encoding TerB family tellurite resistance protein, which produces MRHYHCNSPEAAGRILAACLLSDGHLGLTELEALDRCGMEERLSLNRSRLLSIVQTLYEDLTRCGYLSWSDVCQVDPAALAWLAADVRDLQLRSDIIDLCNEAVMADRSFCDREANFLRLLRDAWQLPAQ
- a CDS encoding Mut7-C RNAse domain-containing protein, translated to MVTATFRFYEELNDFLPPALRQREFERACARAATVKHMIEALGVPHTEVELILINGESSGFDQILREGDRIAVYPIFEAFDVTPLLRLRDHPLRVTRFVADVHLGGLARLLRTTGFDTLFDTEFDDSAIVTIASCDHRIVLTRDCDLLKRREITHGCFVHARKSALQLREVFERLDLARSARPFTLCIHCNAPLRRVDKSLVQQRVPAPVFDRYKRFSNCEVCGRIFWEGQHQQRMLALLDGLIAR